One window of Bacillus alkalicellulosilyticus genomic DNA carries:
- the fmt gene encoding methionyl-tRNA formyltransferase, producing MRVVFMGTPDFSVPVLQQLLEDGYEIVGVVTQPDRPKGRKKVITPPPVKVCAVENNIPVIQPEKIRDPQEVEKVLALQPDIIITAAFGQILPKELLTAPPHGCINVHASLLPKYRGGAPIHQAIIDGQKETGITIMYMVEKLDAGDIISQAVVPIAETDHVGSLHNKLSAAGAKLLSETLPDLVAGDIMAIPQKEDEVTFAKNISREQEKINWSKDGEDIYNQIRGLHPWPVAFTMLDEKPLKIWWADKVQKSESWKHVDKPGTVVQLDSDGFVVTTGNDVALKIKEIQPAGKKRMIAEQYLQGAPLQVGKIVGVENE from the coding sequence ATGAGAGTAGTGTTCATGGGAACGCCTGATTTTTCAGTTCCAGTATTACAACAATTATTAGAAGACGGTTATGAGATTGTTGGAGTTGTGACTCAGCCAGACCGACCAAAAGGAAGAAAAAAGGTTATCACACCGCCACCTGTTAAAGTGTGTGCTGTGGAAAATAACATACCGGTTATTCAACCTGAGAAGATAAGAGACCCACAAGAAGTTGAAAAAGTTCTGGCCTTACAGCCGGATATTATTATTACGGCTGCTTTTGGGCAAATCCTACCAAAAGAACTTTTAACTGCCCCTCCACATGGCTGTATTAATGTTCATGCTTCCTTGCTGCCTAAATATCGTGGTGGAGCGCCTATACATCAAGCCATTATCGACGGGCAAAAGGAAACCGGCATTACAATCATGTATATGGTAGAGAAATTAGATGCAGGCGATATTATTTCGCAGGCCGTTGTTCCAATCGCTGAAACAGATCATGTAGGGTCCCTTCATAACAAATTAAGTGCAGCAGGAGCAAAGTTATTATCGGAGACATTACCTGATTTAGTAGCAGGAGATATCATGGCCATTCCTCAAAAAGAAGATGAGGTTACATTTGCTAAAAACATTTCTCGTGAACAAGAAAAAATAAACTGGTCCAAGGATGGAGAAGATATTTATAACCAAATCCGGGGGTTACATCCATGGCCCGTAGCATTTACAATGTTAGATGAAAAACCCTTAAAAATTTGGTGGGCTGACAAAGTACAGAAATCGGAGTCTTGGAAACATGTAGATAAGCCTGGAACTGTCGTGCAGCTTGATTCGGATGGTTTTGTTGTCACGACAGGAAATGACGTAGCATTGAAAATCAAGGAGATTCAACCCGCTGGGAAAAAACGAATGATTGCAGAACAATATTTACAGGGAGCCCCGCTACAAGTTGGGAAAATAGTAGGAGTAGAAAATGAGTAA
- the coaBC gene encoding bifunctional phosphopantothenoylcysteine decarboxylase/phosphopantothenate--cysteine ligase CoaBC translates to MISGKKILLCVSGGIAVYKAAALTSKLVQAGAVVKVLMSQSAKQFVTPLTFQTLSRNEVHDDTFAENNPKVVAHIDLADWADIVVIAPATANIIGKIANGIADDMITTTLLATVAPVVVAPAMNVHMYEHPAVQKNMKTLQTFGYTFIEPDEGFLACGYVGKGRLAEPEDIVQQLSEFVKSRESKPLLHKKIIVTAGPTQEKLDPVRFFTNHSSGKMGFAIAEVAARLGADVTLVAGPTSLSASPTIRRVNVTTAEDMYHAVIDEFATSDIIIKSAAVADYRPKQSDDKKMKKQTGPLILEFERTKDILQELGQRKQPNQLLVGFAAETNDVEAYAIEKLERKNLDVIIANDITAPGAGFQVDTNRVTIMTKDKEKIVLPQLSKTEVAEEIMKVIIDLMAGDNK, encoded by the coding sequence GTGATAAGCGGAAAAAAAATCCTACTATGTGTATCGGGTGGAATTGCCGTTTATAAGGCGGCAGCATTAACTAGTAAATTAGTACAGGCTGGTGCCGTGGTTAAAGTATTGATGTCACAATCGGCCAAACAGTTTGTAACACCATTAACTTTCCAGACACTATCACGAAATGAAGTTCATGATGATACATTTGCTGAGAATAATCCAAAAGTAGTTGCGCATATCGATTTAGCTGATTGGGCTGACATTGTTGTTATTGCTCCGGCAACAGCTAATATTATCGGAAAGATCGCAAATGGCATAGCTGATGACATGATTACAACAACACTTCTAGCAACCGTAGCCCCAGTTGTTGTAGCACCTGCTATGAATGTTCATATGTATGAGCATCCTGCAGTCCAAAAAAACATGAAGACACTTCAGACATTTGGATATACCTTTATTGAACCGGATGAAGGTTTTCTTGCTTGTGGTTATGTAGGAAAAGGCCGATTAGCAGAACCAGAAGATATCGTACAGCAACTTTCTGAATTTGTGAAAAGCAGAGAAAGTAAACCACTTTTACATAAAAAAATAATCGTTACAGCAGGACCTACTCAAGAAAAACTTGACCCTGTTCGTTTTTTTACAAATCACTCATCTGGAAAGATGGGTTTTGCGATTGCAGAAGTGGCGGCTCGTCTTGGAGCAGATGTTACTTTAGTGGCAGGACCAACATCGCTATCAGCAAGTCCAACGATTAGAAGAGTCAACGTTACGACCGCTGAAGATATGTATCATGCAGTTATAGATGAATTTGCGACCAGTGATATTATTATAAAAAGTGCAGCGGTTGCTGATTACCGACCAAAACAATCTGACGACAAGAAAATGAAAAAACAAACAGGGCCTCTCATTCTTGAGTTTGAACGAACAAAGGATATCCTTCAGGAGTTAGGACAACGAAAACAACCAAACCAACTGTTAGTTGGATTCGCAGCCGAAACAAATGATGTAGAAGCCTATGCGATAGAAAAACTAGAAAGAAAAAATTTAGATGTAATCATAGCAAATGACATTACCGCACCTGGGGCGGGGTTTCAAGTAGATACCAACCGTGTCACTATCATGACTAAGGACAAAGAAAAAATAGTTTTACCTCAGTTATCGAAAACAGAAGTAGCAGAGGAAATCATGAAAGTCATAATCGATTTGATGGCTGGAGACAACAAATGA
- the rlmN gene encoding 23S rRNA (adenine(2503)-C(2))-methyltransferase RlmN, whose protein sequence is MAQLESEQKTTDVPKKPSVYSLQYKELEDWLKENGEPKFRAKQIFEWLYSKRVKSIEEMTNLSKDLRQKLNDAFTLTTLKIVTQQTSSDGTVKFLFELHDGYSIETVVMRHEYGNSVCVTTQVGCRIGCTFCASTLGGLKRNLEAGEIVAQVLEAQRVMDEEDQRVSSVVVMGIGEPFDNYDALMSFLRTINHDQGLNIGARHITVSTSGIVPYIYKFADEGLQINFAISLHAPTTEIRSKLMPINRAYPLPKLMESIQYYTEKTGRRITFEYGLFGGVNDQDEHAQLLAELIKNIKCHVNLIPVNYVLERDYQRTPREQIFQFERILKKNGINTTIRREQGHDIDAACGQLRAKERKEETR, encoded by the coding sequence ATGGCTCAGCTTGAAAGTGAACAAAAAACAACAGATGTCCCAAAAAAACCATCCGTATATTCTTTACAATATAAAGAATTAGAGGATTGGTTAAAGGAAAACGGAGAACCAAAATTTAGAGCGAAACAAATTTTTGAATGGTTATATAGTAAGCGTGTCAAGTCAATTGAGGAAATGACAAACCTTTCAAAGGACCTTCGTCAAAAACTAAACGATGCTTTTACATTAACAACATTAAAAATAGTCACTCAACAAACGTCAAGTGATGGAACTGTCAAATTCTTATTTGAGTTACATGACGGCTATTCCATTGAGACGGTCGTGATGCGTCATGAATATGGAAATAGTGTTTGTGTGACGACTCAAGTGGGCTGTCGCATTGGCTGTACATTTTGTGCATCTACATTAGGCGGGTTAAAACGGAATTTAGAGGCTGGCGAAATTGTTGCTCAAGTTTTAGAAGCACAACGCGTTATGGATGAAGAAGACCAGCGAGTTAGCTCTGTTGTTGTCATGGGAATTGGAGAACCGTTTGATAACTATGATGCATTAATGTCATTTTTAAGAACGATCAACCATGACCAAGGATTAAATATAGGAGCCCGTCATATCACGGTATCCACAAGTGGGATTGTACCTTATATTTATAAATTTGCTGATGAGGGCTTGCAAATTAATTTTGCGATTTCATTACATGCTCCAACAACAGAAATTAGAAGTAAACTAATGCCTATTAACAGGGCTTACCCTTTACCGAAATTAATGGAATCGATACAATATTATACAGAAAAAACAGGAAGAAGAATCACGTTTGAGTATGGTTTATTCGGTGGAGTAAACGACCAAGACGAGCATGCACAATTGTTGGCAGAGTTAATTAAAAATATTAAATGCCATGTGAACTTAATTCCTGTAAACTATGTATTAGAAAGAGATTATCAAAGAACACCTAGAGAACAAATATTTCAGTTTGAACGCATCTTAAAGAAAAATGGGATAAATACGACCATTCGTCGTGAGCAAGGTCATGATATTGATGCGGCTTGTGGTCAACTACGAGCTAAGGAGCGTAAAGAGGAGACGAGGTGA
- the pknB gene encoding Stk1 family PASTA domain-containing Ser/Thr kinase has translation MIGNRISGRYQILETVGGGGMANVYKAHDVILDRVVAVKVLQPQFSGDEQFIKRFHREAQAATSLAHPNVVSIYDVGVEDDVYYIVMEYVEGPTLKELIQQRGPIPLDETIDIMTQVMSAIAHAHANQIVHRDIKPHNILISTSGEVKVTDFGIARAMSSATITHTNSVMGSVHYLSPEQARGGVVNLKSDIYSLGIVLYEMVTGKLPFSGDTAVSIAIKHLQSDVPSVKQFNASMPQSIENIIKKATAKDPFHRYASVYEMEEDLETALEPSRFNEPVFSIPVDEEATKAMPIIRDTNFSAKDVEKTIEAKQIEEPTKNEPKPKKKKRWVKVTIITILLFFAIVVSAAAFLPNLLKVSDVEVIDVVGMEYEEAEALLEELNLIVEKELVPDDEIPEDEVIRQNPRAGSTVKVNTTVTLYVSEGRALEEMPNLVGFQRSRVERMVDDFEEIEFVERETREYEPGIILSQNPDAGTLLIFEETTVTVTVSVEPQISLENLSGISEEAAREYLRSEELIGKFTSEYSEQVAEGRIISQSPNPFTRVDRGDEIQLVVSKGPEPKPEKEKEKEKENKKEEPKTRQLESVLPIQVEENQKETGVHITIRTNDVNGEKVYVDERIHDSKTYRIPLVVSTEKEAKYDLYVDGQHRGTYSYGY, from the coding sequence ATGATAGGAAATAGAATTAGCGGTCGATATCAAATTCTAGAAACGGTTGGCGGCGGTGGCATGGCTAACGTGTATAAAGCACATGACGTCATTTTGGACAGGGTTGTAGCCGTTAAAGTACTTCAACCACAATTTTCTGGAGATGAGCAGTTTATTAAAAGATTCCATCGTGAAGCACAAGCAGCAACTAGCTTAGCTCACCCGAATGTTGTAAGCATATATGATGTAGGCGTTGAAGATGATGTTTACTATATTGTGATGGAATATGTAGAAGGTCCGACGTTAAAGGAACTGATTCAACAACGAGGCCCCATCCCTTTAGATGAGACGATTGACATTATGACACAAGTCATGTCAGCCATTGCCCACGCCCATGCCAATCAAATTGTTCATAGAGACATCAAGCCTCATAATATATTAATAAGCACGTCAGGAGAAGTGAAAGTTACTGATTTTGGAATTGCAAGGGCAATGTCTTCAGCCACGATTACCCACACAAATTCTGTGATGGGTTCAGTTCATTATTTATCACCGGAGCAAGCTAGAGGCGGAGTTGTTAATTTAAAATCAGATATCTACTCACTTGGAATCGTATTATATGAAATGGTAACGGGCAAGTTACCCTTTTCAGGAGATACGGCCGTATCGATTGCTATTAAACATCTACAAAGTGATGTTCCTTCAGTCAAACAGTTTAATGCTAGTATGCCTCAAAGCATTGAAAATATTATTAAAAAAGCGACTGCCAAAGACCCATTCCATCGGTATGCCTCTGTGTATGAAATGGAGGAAGACCTTGAAACAGCTCTTGAGCCAAGTCGCTTTAATGAGCCTGTTTTTAGTATTCCAGTTGATGAAGAAGCGACAAAGGCGATGCCAATTATAAGGGATACTAATTTTTCAGCAAAAGATGTAGAAAAAACAATAGAAGCAAAGCAAATTGAAGAACCTACCAAAAATGAACCAAAACCCAAAAAGAAAAAACGATGGGTAAAGGTTACGATAATTACGATTCTATTGTTTTTTGCAATTGTTGTTTCAGCAGCTGCATTTCTACCCAATCTATTAAAAGTAAGTGATGTTGAAGTGATTGATGTAGTGGGAATGGAGTATGAAGAAGCAGAGGCGCTGCTAGAAGAGTTAAATTTGATTGTAGAAAAAGAACTTGTTCCCGATGATGAAATACCTGAAGACGAAGTGATTCGTCAAAATCCAAGAGCCGGTTCGACAGTAAAGGTAAATACAACTGTTACTCTCTATGTCAGTGAAGGAAGGGCATTGGAAGAAATGCCGAACCTTGTGGGATTCCAGAGAAGTAGAGTTGAGCGAATGGTCGATGATTTTGAAGAAATTGAATTTGTTGAAAGAGAAACCAGAGAATATGAACCTGGTATCATCCTTTCGCAAAATCCAGATGCGGGTACACTCCTGATTTTCGAAGAAACAACAGTAACCGTAACGGTAAGTGTTGAACCACAAATTTCACTTGAAAATTTATCAGGTATATCTGAGGAAGCAGCCAGGGAATATTTAAGGTCAGAAGAGCTTATCGGTAAATTTACAAGCGAGTATTCAGAGCAAGTGGCTGAAGGAAGAATTATATCACAGTCGCCAAATCCATTTACTCGTGTAGATCGTGGCGATGAAATACAACTTGTCGTTTCAAAAGGACCAGAGCCAAAGCCTGAAAAAGAGAAAGAAAAAGAAAAAGAAAATAAAAAAGAAGAACCGAAAACAAGGCAACTTGAATCAGTGTTACCAATCCAAGTTGAAGAAAATCAAAAAGAAACAGGCGTTCATATAACCATTCGAACAAATGATGTAAATGGAGAGAAGGTATATGTCGATGAACGAATACATGATTCAAAAACATACCGGATCCCACTCGTAGTCAGTACCGAAAAGGAAGCCAAATACGATCTGTATGTTGATGGCCAACACCGAGGCACATATTCCTACGGATATTAA
- the rsgA gene encoding ribosome small subunit-dependent GTPase A — MEGKIVKALSGFYYVQNADGLFQCRGRGNFRKRKITPLVGDLVEFDAENATDGYILEVFDRFNEIVRPPIANVDQAILVFSAQEPDFSPLLLNRFLVHIEAHQIEPVIVISKADLLSDDKNKEIFEYKQDYEDIGYDVIITSTVTEEGIDSLLPYFDDKVTVIAGQSGVGKSSLLNSIRPELNIETNQISSHLGRGKHTTRHVELISIGTGLVADTPGFSSLDFTTIEAEDLSLCFPEMKKEVGNCKFRGCTHTSEPKCAVKEARERGEIKSYRYEHYLEFLEEIKTRKRRY; from the coding sequence ATGGAAGGGAAAATCGTGAAAGCGCTGAGCGGATTTTATTACGTCCAAAATGCAGATGGTTTATTTCAATGTCGAGGCCGGGGGAATTTTAGAAAAAGAAAAATAACACCATTAGTGGGAGATTTAGTAGAATTTGACGCAGAAAATGCGACAGACGGCTATATATTAGAAGTGTTTGATCGATTTAATGAAATTGTTCGACCGCCTATCGCCAATGTAGACCAAGCCATTTTGGTGTTCTCTGCCCAAGAGCCCGATTTTAGTCCATTGTTATTAAACCGGTTTCTGGTACATATTGAAGCACATCAGATTGAACCTGTTATTGTAATAAGTAAGGCGGATTTACTATCAGATGATAAAAATAAAGAAATATTCGAATATAAACAGGATTATGAAGATATCGGATATGATGTCATTATCACAAGTACTGTGACAGAAGAGGGCATCGATTCTCTTTTGCCTTATTTTGATGATAAAGTAACGGTTATAGCTGGCCAATCTGGGGTTGGCAAGTCTTCGTTACTCAATTCAATCCGACCAGAATTAAATATAGAAACAAACCAGATTTCTAGTCATCTCGGAAGAGGAAAGCATACGACACGTCATGTTGAATTAATATCCATTGGGACAGGCCTCGTTGCAGATACACCTGGATTTAGTTCCCTTGATTTTACAACAATTGAAGCAGAAGACCTTTCTCTTTGCTTTCCAGAAATGAAAAAGGAAGTAGGAAATTGTAAATTTCGAGGATGTACTCATACGAGTGAGCCAAAATGTGCGGTCAAAGAAGCTCGTGAGAGAGGAGAAATCAAGAGTTACCGTTATGAACATTATCTAGAGTTTTTAGAGGAAATAAAGACTCGGAAACGGAGATATTAA
- the priA gene encoding primosomal protein N' — MIAKVIVDIPTGQTDRFFDYLIPEKWEGTIEPGMRVVVPFGPRNIQGFVVAITEESAQTMKLKEIKEILDVTPVLTEELLQLGHWLKETILCFLITAYQVMLPSAMRTTVNKQLHLLDSNGLSTELSTYFADNKAIKWEEISEQLNLVKEVRHAVKNGQIEVIYSVKEKGQKKKEKVVKLEKTKEELQDIINDIGNRAAKQKAVLSFFLEHNKEIASSTLIEKTKSSRAIINTLITKNILTEREVEVYRDPFSHLEFKKTEPLLLTTAQQEVIHPILSAIEMEHHQTFLLHGVTGSGKTEVYLQSIAEVLNKGKEAIVLVPEISLTPQMVHRFKGRFGSEVAVLHSGLSTGEKYDEWRKIHRGQVRVVVGARSAIFAPLTDIGIIIIDEEHEGSYKQEDNPRYHARDVAIKRGEYHKCPVVLGSATPSLESFARANKNRYMLLPLLERVNQTALPPVEIIDMREELRGGNRSMFSTSLFEKMQDRLEKKEQIVLFLNRRGYSTFVMCRDCGYVAQCQHCDISLTYHQTNHKLKCHYCGFEENMITTCQSCGSEHVRFFGTGTQKVEEELGKLLPHARVIRMDVDTTRRKGSHEKLLDSFAEGKGDILLGTQMIAKGLDFPNITLVGVLAADSMLHIPDFRSSERTFQLLTQVSGRAGRHQLPGEVVVQTYTPEHYSIELVKEHDYLAFYQQEMMIRKRGGYPPYYFMALINITHKELVKVIQVTEKVANFLRARLSQDAQILGPVSSPISRMKDKYRYQCIIKYRNEPELTNSLREIQQHYLNETDLHLSIDMNPQMFM, encoded by the coding sequence ATGATTGCAAAGGTAATTGTCGATATTCCGACTGGACAGACGGACCGTTTTTTTGATTACCTAATCCCTGAAAAATGGGAAGGTACGATAGAGCCTGGCATGAGAGTTGTCGTCCCGTTTGGACCTAGAAATATCCAAGGATTTGTCGTCGCGATAACAGAAGAATCGGCTCAAACGATGAAATTAAAGGAAATAAAAGAAATATTAGATGTTACACCAGTGTTGACGGAGGAACTCCTGCAATTAGGTCACTGGTTAAAAGAAACCATATTGTGTTTTTTAATTACTGCATATCAGGTTATGCTTCCTTCTGCGATGAGAACAACTGTGAACAAACAACTACATTTACTAGACAGCAACGGATTATCCACAGAACTGTCCACCTATTTTGCAGACAATAAAGCGATTAAGTGGGAAGAGATTTCTGAACAGCTGAACTTAGTCAAAGAAGTAAGGCACGCCGTTAAAAATGGACAAATTGAAGTTATCTATTCCGTCAAAGAAAAAGGTCAAAAAAAGAAAGAAAAAGTGGTAAAACTAGAAAAAACAAAAGAAGAGTTGCAAGATATCATTAACGATATCGGAAATCGCGCAGCTAAACAAAAAGCAGTGCTCTCTTTTTTTCTAGAACATAATAAAGAAATTGCTAGTTCCACTCTCATTGAAAAAACAAAAAGCTCTAGAGCCATTATTAATACCCTTATCACTAAGAACATTTTAACGGAGAGGGAAGTAGAAGTTTATCGGGACCCTTTTTCACATCTAGAATTTAAAAAAACTGAACCGCTGCTTTTAACAACTGCTCAACAAGAAGTAATCCATCCGATACTATCTGCTATCGAAATGGAACATCATCAAACATTTCTTCTTCATGGAGTCACCGGAAGCGGGAAAACAGAAGTTTATTTACAGTCTATTGCTGAAGTTCTCAACAAAGGAAAGGAAGCGATTGTTCTTGTTCCCGAAATCTCCTTAACCCCACAAATGGTTCATCGTTTTAAAGGGCGCTTTGGAAGCGAGGTTGCCGTCCTCCATAGTGGGTTATCAACAGGAGAGAAGTATGATGAGTGGAGAAAAATTCATAGAGGACAGGTACGAGTAGTCGTAGGTGCAAGGTCTGCGATTTTTGCTCCGTTGACAGACATAGGGATTATCATCATTGATGAAGAGCATGAGGGGAGTTATAAGCAAGAAGACAATCCCCGCTACCATGCAAGAGATGTAGCGATAAAGCGAGGCGAATACCATAAATGCCCTGTTGTGTTAGGAAGCGCTACTCCTTCACTCGAGTCTTTTGCTAGAGCAAACAAAAACCGATATATGCTTTTGCCCTTACTAGAAAGAGTAAATCAAACGGCATTACCACCTGTTGAAATCATTGATATGAGAGAAGAATTACGTGGAGGAAATCGCTCGATGTTTTCTACCTCACTTTTTGAAAAAATGCAGGACCGATTAGAAAAAAAGGAACAAATCGTCCTTTTTCTCAATCGGCGGGGGTATTCAACATTTGTGATGTGTCGAGACTGTGGGTATGTAGCCCAATGTCAGCATTGTGATATTTCGTTAACCTATCATCAAACGAATCATAAATTAAAATGTCATTATTGTGGGTTTGAAGAAAATATGATTACAACTTGTCAATCATGCGGAAGTGAACATGTCCGTTTTTTTGGGACGGGAACACAAAAAGTAGAAGAAGAATTAGGAAAACTTTTGCCACATGCTCGAGTGATTCGCATGGATGTTGATACGACTAGAAGAAAAGGCTCTCATGAAAAACTCCTTGATTCCTTTGCAGAAGGAAAAGGTGATATTTTATTAGGGACACAAATGATAGCCAAAGGATTAGACTTTCCAAATATTACGTTGGTCGGTGTGCTAGCTGCAGACTCGATGCTTCATATCCCAGACTTTAGGTCATCTGAACGAACGTTTCAATTGTTAACCCAGGTCAGTGGAAGAGCCGGTCGACATCAGTTGCCAGGTGAAGTTGTTGTCCAAACGTATACGCCTGAGCACTATAGTATAGAACTTGTTAAAGAACACGACTATTTAGCGTTTTATCAACAGGAAATGATGATCAGAAAACGAGGAGGCTATCCGCCTTACTATTTTATGGCACTAATCAACATTACCCATAAAGAGTTAGTGAAAGTGATTCAAGTAACCGAAAAAGTTGCCAACTTTCTAAGAGCCCGATTGTCCCAGGATGCACAGATTCTTGGACCGGTTTCGTCTCCAATTTCAAGAATGAAAGATAAATATAGATATCAATGTATTATAAAATATCGAAATGAACCTGAATTAACAAACTCCTTACGTGAGATTCAGCAACATTATTTGAATGAAACGGATTTACATCTTTCTATCGATATGAATCCACAAATGTTTATGTAA
- the rsmB gene encoding 16S rRNA (cytosine(967)-C(5))-methyltransferase RsmB, whose product MSKKTVREVALDALLQIEKNQAYSNLLLNQTIKASGLDQRDVALLTELVYGTVQRRDSLDFYLTPFIKKGVKKLEPWVLVLLRLSLYQVVYLDKVPERAIVHEAVNIAKKRGHQGISGMVNGVLRSIQRQGLPSFDSIKDKTERLALETSHPKWLVDRWVRQFGFEATESMCKINLEPPLVTVRVNTTKTTVEEMLTVLEQEGLSVERGDIAEEAIKVRKGFVPGTESFKNGLITIQDESSMLVARALNPEPGVMTLDCCAAPGGKTTHLAERMKNQGKVISLDLHEHKVKLIRESKERLQLTNIEEQVLDARKVKEHFQEESFDYILVDAPCSGLGVIRRKPDLKWTKTERDMKAIAGIQEKILASVAPLLKKGGTLVYSTCTVDKIENEDIVHSFLEERQDFILDESLFERLPEKIASHTRAQKGYITILPHDFGTDGFFISSIVRKNK is encoded by the coding sequence ATGAGTAAAAAAACAGTGCGTGAAGTGGCACTTGATGCCTTGCTTCAAATCGAAAAAAATCAAGCATACAGTAATTTATTATTGAATCAAACAATAAAAGCATCAGGGTTAGATCAAAGGGATGTTGCACTTCTTACCGAATTGGTTTATGGAACGGTGCAACGCAGAGACTCGCTTGATTTCTATCTCACCCCTTTTATCAAAAAAGGGGTAAAAAAACTAGAGCCATGGGTTCTTGTTTTATTACGATTATCGCTTTATCAAGTCGTTTATCTTGATAAGGTTCCTGAAAGAGCGATAGTTCACGAAGCAGTGAACATCGCTAAGAAAAGAGGCCATCAAGGAATCTCTGGAATGGTTAATGGAGTTCTTAGAAGTATTCAACGCCAAGGACTACCTAGTTTTGATTCAATAAAAGATAAAACTGAACGCTTAGCCCTTGAAACCAGTCACCCCAAATGGCTGGTCGATCGTTGGGTACGTCAGTTTGGTTTTGAAGCCACAGAGAGCATGTGTAAAATCAATCTAGAACCACCACTTGTGACCGTTCGTGTCAATACAACTAAGACAACTGTAGAAGAGATGTTAACCGTTCTTGAACAGGAAGGATTATCTGTTGAACGTGGAGACATAGCAGAAGAAGCAATCAAAGTCAGGAAAGGTTTTGTTCCTGGTACCGAAAGTTTTAAAAATGGCTTAATTACAATACAAGATGAAAGTTCAATGCTAGTGGCTAGGGCATTAAATCCCGAGCCTGGAGTAATGACTCTCGATTGTTGCGCAGCACCAGGTGGAAAAACAACGCATCTAGCTGAACGAATGAAAAATCAAGGAAAAGTCATTTCGCTTGATTTACATGAACATAAAGTAAAGCTAATTCGTGAAAGTAAAGAAAGATTACAATTAACAAATATTGAAGAACAAGTGCTTGATGCTAGAAAAGTGAAGGAACATTTTCAAGAAGAAAGTTTTGATTATATCTTAGTAGATGCCCCTTGTTCAGGACTTGGAGTCATTCGTAGGAAACCAGACTTAAAGTGGACAAAAACTGAAAGAGATATGAAAGCGATAGCTGGTATACAGGAAAAGATTTTAGCGAGTGTAGCTCCGTTACTGAAAAAGGGTGGTACATTAGTATATAGCACATGTACAGTAGACAAGATTGAGAATGAGGATATCGTTCACTCATTTCTTGAAGAAAGACAAGACTTTATCTTAGATGAATCACTATTTGAAAGGCTACCAGAAAAAATAGCCTCACATACACGAGCTCAAAAGGGATATATTACAATTTTGCCTCATGACTTTGGTACAGACGGATTTTTTATTTCTTCTATCGTAAGAAAAAACAAGTAA
- a CDS encoding Stp1/IreP family PP2C-type Ser/Thr phosphatase: MQYAFKTDVGQARPHNEDNGGVFVRDNMVLAIVADGMGGHQAGDVASCMTKTILEEKWQQTEEITIPTVAEDWIIDKVHIVNDQLFQHSQENKECQGMGTTVVAAICTNQFITIAHIGDSRGYLLNNNGFVQITEDHSLVNELVRKGQITDEEAENHPRKNVLLRALGTEQQITVDVKTIDWDPGNYLLLCSDGLSNKLIDEEINDILLSEKSIDEKVNEFITIANERGGEDNITVAVVHYTSADEEARCMK, encoded by the coding sequence ATGCAATATGCATTTAAAACAGATGTAGGTCAAGCAAGACCTCATAATGAGGACAATGGTGGAGTTTTTGTTCGCGACAATATGGTGTTAGCCATTGTCGCGGATGGCATGGGGGGACACCAAGCTGGAGATGTGGCTAGTTGCATGACAAAGACGATTTTAGAGGAAAAATGGCAACAAACTGAAGAAATTACGATCCCTACAGTAGCTGAGGATTGGATTATTGATAAGGTACATATCGTAAATGACCAATTGTTTCAGCATTCACAAGAGAATAAAGAGTGTCAAGGAATGGGAACAACTGTAGTTGCAGCCATTTGTACCAATCAATTTATTACGATTGCTCACATTGGTGATAGTCGAGGATACCTTTTAAATAACAACGGCTTTGTGCAAATTACGGAAGACCATTCTCTAGTTAATGAGCTTGTTCGAAAAGGTCAGATAACAGATGAAGAAGCAGAAAATCATCCACGTAAAAATGTGCTTCTCCGAGCATTAGGAACCGAGCAACAAATTACAGTAGATGTGAAGACGATCGATTGGGATCCAGGAAACTATTTACTACTATGCTCAGATGGACTATCCAATAAATTAATAGACGAAGAGATAAATGACATCTTGTTAAGTGAAAAATCCATTGACGAAAAGGTGAACGAGTTTATTACAATCGCAAACGAACGTGGTGGAGAAGATAATATTACCGTAGCTGTAGTTCATTATACTTCTGCCGACGAAGAGGCTAGGTGTATGAAATGA